From Nicotiana tabacum cultivar K326 chromosome 20, ASM71507v2, whole genome shotgun sequence, one genomic window encodes:
- the LOC142174475 gene encoding uncharacterized protein LOC142174475 — MAVGSMVIPKYSDPKIIYTPKDIQFDMLSEHGVNLTYMQAWRAKEKVLQFLRGHPAYSYSKLPSYLYILEKTYPGSVVKLKKTDDDCFLYVFVAICTSISGWEYCRLVVIVDVTFLKSAYRGIMLASSTMDATGTILPLAYDFVDSENDAS, encoded by the exons ATGGCAGTTGGTAGCATGGTTATTCCAAAATATTCTGATCCTAAGATAATTTACACACCAAAAGACATACAATTTGATATGTTGTCTGAACACGGCGTGAATCTAACCTACATGCAAGcctggagagcaaaggaaaaggTTTTGCAGTTTTTGAGAGGTCATCCTGCTTACTCCTACAGCAAATTGCCTAGTTATTTGTATATCCTAGAGAAGACTTATCCGGGGTCTGTAGTTAAATTGAAGAAGACAGACGATGACTGCTTCTTGTATGTATTTGTTGCGATTTGTACGTCAATCAGTGGTTGGGAATATTGTAGGCTAGTTGTAATAGTTGATGTGACCTTTTTAAAGTCAGCATACAGGGGAATAATGCTAGCATCCAGTACAATGGATGCAACAG GTACCATATTACCATTGGCATATGATTTTGTTGATTCAGAGAATGACGCATCATAG